A stretch of Ligilactobacillus faecis DNA encodes these proteins:
- a CDS encoding virulence factor, with protein MKQGYDLDFLSRVQPKGNLNFKPDLYYYGGDGYYTILHVLGYPTKGLANFWLRDLMQVKGARAFLSVEPKDSEKIKKQITKAINEKQTRISGKNKQTNNQTEFDEIKELNELYRQIQQLNISLKGIYVRLFVTADTEELLQKRVKEIKETCSSYKMSVLAGELDFEYLSPFITPKKQYELPNSRKSTIIKTYDLAGGYFYNHTKLEDDHGTYFGWTPTNGAVNFNFLERDNKRTTSFMLISGSPKQGQTTFALKLNDDLYSKGNYIRNFDVNGMYREQTKLQHGLILDLSGSQNRINPFQIFPTVTNEDGSQVDEIRSFQVHIDKLKTIFKLMSNALSDDDLTYLNKALINFYIEKGIWYRNPKLHENELRATMIKKEEYPTLSDFNIYMQSERVKLARQQSPNSYEQLAISRIQSAIDTMQSSYAGIFEGITQFQSISNEKVVTFDFSSLIGEPEVLNAQIFSVLTLLSADITNNGKRCRQFLKQNNNFKETDLPHYIVNISAAQNILKPKYKRSVDLLASIMDGMSNSFAGMILNLSSLTGILGEATSLDNPYTIAIQQIFGLMQYRVFARSSEGDVARLARALDGQMTPSELALLKTMNVGQLFMNIAGVGNIFFEQQLMTHEVKRYGGFE; from the coding sequence ATGAAGCAAGGGTATGACTTAGATTTTTTGAGTCGAGTGCAGCCTAAAGGCAATCTAAATTTCAAACCTGATCTATATTATTACGGTGGTGATGGTTATTATACGATCTTACATGTGTTGGGGTATCCGACAAAAGGTCTAGCTAATTTTTGGTTACGAGACTTGATGCAAGTTAAAGGTGCTAGAGCATTTTTATCAGTCGAGCCAAAAGATAGTGAAAAGATCAAAAAGCAAATCACTAAAGCGATCAATGAAAAACAAACCCGGATCTCTGGTAAAAATAAACAGACGAATAATCAGACAGAATTTGATGAGATCAAAGAATTGAATGAACTTTATCGACAGATTCAGCAGCTAAATATTTCATTGAAAGGTATATACGTCAGATTATTTGTTACAGCAGATACCGAAGAGTTACTACAAAAACGAGTGAAAGAGATCAAAGAGACATGTTCAAGTTATAAAATGTCAGTCTTAGCTGGAGAACTAGACTTTGAATATTTGAGTCCTTTTATTACACCGAAAAAGCAATATGAACTTCCAAATAGTCGAAAATCGACAATCATTAAGACGTATGACCTAGCCGGTGGTTATTTTTACAATCACACTAAATTGGAAGACGATCATGGAACATATTTCGGCTGGACACCAACCAACGGAGCAGTTAATTTCAATTTTCTAGAACGAGACAATAAACGCACAACTTCATTTATGTTGATCTCAGGATCACCTAAGCAAGGGCAGACAACTTTTGCTTTAAAGTTAAATGACGATCTTTACTCAAAAGGAAATTATATTCGAAACTTTGATGTTAACGGTATGTATCGTGAGCAGACTAAGCTACAACATGGTTTGATCTTAGATCTTTCAGGTAGTCAAAATCGAATCAATCCATTTCAAATTTTTCCTACTGTGACCAATGAAGATGGTAGCCAAGTTGATGAGATTCGAAGTTTCCAAGTGCATATCGATAAATTAAAGACAATATTTAAATTGATGTCTAATGCCCTATCTGACGATGATCTAACTTACCTGAATAAAGCATTGATTAATTTTTATATTGAAAAGGGAATATGGTATCGGAATCCAAAGCTACACGAAAATGAATTGCGAGCAACTATGATCAAAAAGGAAGAATATCCAACTCTGTCAGATTTTAACATTTATATGCAGAGCGAGCGTGTTAAATTGGCACGTCAGCAGTCACCTAACTCGTATGAGCAATTAGCGATCTCACGTATTCAATCTGCGATCGATACGATGCAATCATCGTATGCTGGTATTTTTGAAGGGATTACACAATTTCAAAGTATTTCGAACGAGAAGGTCGTGACATTTGATTTTTCGAGTTTGATCGGTGAGCCCGAAGTACTGAATGCACAAATATTTTCAGTTTTGACGCTACTTTCAGCAGATATTACTAATAACGGCAAACGTTGTCGCCAATTTTTAAAACAGAACAACAATTTCAAAGAAACGGATCTGCCACATTACATCGTTAATATTTCAGCAGCACAAAATATTCTTAAACCTAAATATAAGCGATCCGTTGATCTCTTAGCGAGCATCATGGACGGTATGAGTAATTCTTTTGCTGGAATGATACTAAATCTATCAAGTTTAACGGGAATTTTAGGGGAAGCAACAAGTTTAGATAATCCCTATACGATTGCTATCCAGCAAATATTCGGATTGATGCAGTATCGCGTTTTTGCTAGAAGTTCTGAAGGCGATGTTGCACGTCTAGCAAGGGCGCTTGATGGACAGATGACACCTTCAGAGCTTGCGTTACTAAAAACGATGAATGTGGGCCAGTTGTTTATGAATATTGCTGGTGTCGGTAATATATTTTTCGAGCAACAGCTTATGACTCATGAAGTGAAACGCTACGGAGGATTCGAGTGA